In Beggiatoa leptomitoformis, the genomic window CAATGCACAATAAATTTGGCGCAAAAATTTCCGTTATTTTAGTGGGGATTAACCTGAGTACTTGTAAACGTATTAAAAAAAGGCGTTGCGACCAACGTTGTTTTAAGCGGTGGTATTTATACTATTTTTGCGGGTGATTTGTTGAGCGTGATAAAGACGCGATGAATTGCGTCTTTATCAGACTTTATCAGAGAGGAAATCGATTATTGTTCTAACATTTCGACACGAATTTTCTTTACGTGTCCATGAATACCTTCTAATGCTTCAATTTGCGCGATAGCTTGGTTAACCTGTTTTTCTAAAACAGCATGTGTTAGTAAAACAATAGGCACTTGGTCAACATCATCTGGGGGGGCTTTTTGCATGATGGCTTCAATGCTAATGCCACAGTCCGATAAAATTCGTGTGACTTGTGCTAATACACCTAAGCGGTCTAACGCAGTCATCCGTAAATAGTAAATACTTTCAATATCGCTGATGGGTAAAATAGCAACATTGGATAACGCATTGGCTTGAAACGCTAAATGTGGGACATGATTTTCAGGGTCGGTTGTCAGCATTCGCACAACATCCACTAAATCAGCAACAACCGCAGAAGCAGTGGGGTCTGCGCCAGCACCTGCACCATAATAGAGCGTTTGTCCGACCGCATCACCACGTACCACGATGGCATTCATCACACCATTGACGTTAGCAATTAAATGTTGCACGGGAATAAAAGTAGGATGCACACGTAATTCAATGCCTTTCTCTGTGCGTTTTGCAATACCTAATAGTTTGATTCTATAGCCTAATTCTTCTGCATAACCGACATCTTCGCGGGTAATTTGTGTAATCCCTTCGGTATAAACCTTGTCAAATTGCAGGGGAATACCAAAGGCAATCGAGGCAAGAATGGTCAACTTATGCCCCGCATCTATACCTTCCACATCAAATGTTGGGTCAGCTTCTGCATAGCCTAGGCGTTGCGCTTCGTTTAATACGTCCGCAAAATCGCGTCCTTTGTCGCGCATTTCACTGAGAATAAAGTTACTTGTGCCATTAATAATCCCTGCAAGCCACGCAATTTGATTCCCTGTTAATCCTTCACGAATTGCTTTGATAATAGGAATTCCACCCGCAACAGCCGCTTCAAATGCGACCATTACCCCTTTTTGTTGGGCGGCGGCAAAAATTTCATTACCATGTAAAGCAATTAAGGCTTTATTGGCGGTAACAACGTGTTTTCCATTATTAATAGCTTTTAAAACAAGCTCTTTTGCCAGTGTTGTTCCGCCAATTAGTTCGGCGATGATGTCAACATTGGGGTCATTGATGACATCAAAAGGTTCTGTTGTTAAAGTAATTCCATCCGTGTGACATAGGCGTGGTTTGGTTAAATCTCTCGCGCTAGCATGGGTTACAACAATGCCACGTCCTGCACGCCGTGAAATTTCTTGTGCATTACGTTGTAAAACATTAATTGTGCCGCCACCAACTGTGCCGAGTCCAAGTAAGCCGACTTTGACTGGGTTTAACATGCGATTTCCTTTTTTAACGCCGTTTAATGACAAATAATGAATGGATGATTCAAAATTAACACTGCCTCTTGTGGAGGGTTTGAACGATAATCATACCAGATTGTGTTAATCAACGCGGTGTTTCTCAAAAGCCGTGTACAATGTTCTGTTAAGGTATTTGAAGAGTAAATGATTTTTTAGGTGGGATATGCGGAATTTAGAAGATATTTAGACAAAAAAAGACCCGCAACGATTGCGCGGTGCGGGCTTAACAATGGGTTACCACTAAGTGTGATTGAATAGTAGGATTTTTCGCTGGGTTATACTGTGTTTAACAGGATAAGAGGTAGTATTTTTTTGACAAATGGTTTTTTCTGTATAATAAAGATGAGGGATTAATTATGCGATATATCATTAGATTAGCTGTATTATTTGTCATTTCTTTTGGGTTGGTGGCGTGTATGGGTTCAACCGTTAGTAAGAGCAATTTTGAGCGGATTGAGATTGGCATGACTGATACAAAAGTGAATGATATTATGGGTGAACCTAATAGAACAAAAGCGGCAGGTGTTACAGCGTTAGGTGTTGAAGCGTATTGGGAAGGGGATAAAGCAACGATTAAAGTACAATTTGTTGATCGATTAGTGTATCGCAAAGAGTGGATTGATAAGTAATTGTAATGGTTGTCGATGGATGATTTTTAAAAGATAAACGGATAACACCCGTTAAAAAGGTGATATCCGTGTCACTTTTACGAGAGACTTATTTATCGCGTTACAAAAAACGATTTAACAATGAGTTCTTTTTCTATCAATGGGATGTGTACATATTTCAGTAGTCGCCACGCTTTAGTTTGTGTGTTCTTCTCTACTGTTGTTGCATTGAGTTGTACATACCAATTTCCCTCAGCAAGCTCGGGTACAACACCTTCATAACGGTCATCGCCAACCCGCTTTAAGACTTGTGTCTGCGTATAATTCCCTTGTGTTTGATGAAAAAAGGAGAGGGTAATCATTTCAGGATATTGAAAAGTTGGCAGGGCTTTGAGCGTTAATAACAAAGGATTGTGTGGCTTATCCAGTTGTAAATAGGCTTCAAGTCTTTGATTAACGGCTTCTTGGTCTTGCGCTACGCTTATGCTGACGGCTAATCCATCATTATAATAATCACTAGCCGCCGTTACAGAATTAGGTTCGATAGAAAGCTCGGTTAATGGTGTGTGTACAGATTTTAACAACCGCCATTCTTTATCTGTGGTACTTTTATCGGTCTTATCTGTATTGAGTAATACATACCAATTGCCATCAATCAGTTCAGGAAAAACACCTTGATAACTGTCATCACCCACGCGTTTCAAGACTTGCGTCTGATCATAACCAGATTGTGTATGATGGAGAAAGGATAATGTGATGGTTTCAGGGTATTGATAGGTTGGCGATGCTTTTAGCGTCAACAATAAAGACTTGCTCACCTTGTCTAACTGTATATGCGCTTTAAGCCCTAGCGCAATAGCCTCTTTATCCCGCTCTAACGTCATATTAATAGCGAGACCGCTTTTATAATAGTCATCCGCAACCATTCCATCGTTAGATTCAATGGCTAAATCTAAGGTGAAAAACCCCGCAATAACAGCCGTCAGCGGAAAGAAAATAATAAACCATACAAAGGGTTCTTTATACCAACGGGTAAAAATTTTTTCTGTGGACATAATCATCTCAAGCGTTTTAAAGGACCTAAAAACCGTGCATCTTCTGTTACTGTCCAGTCAGGTTGACCCTCAACAGCAAGTGTAAATTCTATTGTATTGCTTTGTTCAGGAATATCGTCACGCGCAACATTAACACGTACAGGTAAATCCAACAAACTACTACCTGCCACCTCAATAATAGTGCTATCCATTTCTAACTGAATATTTTGCAAGCCATTGACGGTAACAGTAAATTGATGTGGGTGTATATCCTTGTTTATCAACTTTAACATATAGACGTTTTGAATTAAGCCCTCATTACTTTCCCGATAGAGCATATTACGGTCGCGCATCACATCCAATTGCACAGGCACACGGATAGCAATGGAATAAATCAGTAATCCAAATAACGTAAGCAATAATGTGGCATAAACAAGAATACGAGGGCGGAGAATATGCGTTTTATTACCATGAATTGCATGGTCGGTGGTGTAACGAATTAACCCTTTTGGGTAGTTCATTTTTTCCATTATGTCATCACAGACATCAATACAAGCAGAGCAACCAATACATTGATATTGCAAACCATCACGAATATCTATACCCGTCGGACAAACCTGCACACACATCGTGCAATTAATACATGAACCTAGATTTTTTGCTTGATAATCCTCGCCTTTTTTCCGTGAGCCGCGTGGATCACCCCGCTCTGCATCATAAGCAATAATCAGCGTATCCTTATCAAACATAGCACTTTGGAAACGGGAATAAGGACACATATAAATACAGATTTGCTCACGCATAAACCCTGCATTACCATAGGTTGCAGCACTATAGAAAAAAAACCAAAATGTTTCCCAACCCGAAAGATTATAAGGGATTAAATTATCCATTAATTCCCGAATGGGTGTGAAATAACCAATAAAAGTAAAACCCGTAATCAATGAAAAACCTATCCATAAACCATGTTTAGTAGCTTTAATCCGAAATTTCCGCGCGGACATGGGTTCTTTATCCAGTTTCATCTGGCGACTACGGTCACCTTCAACTAACCGTTCCATCCACAAAAATGTTTCAGTCCATGCCGTTTGTGGACAGGCATAACCACACCATAAACGCCCTGCTAAGGTCGTGAAAAAGAACAAGCTAAACCCAGCAATAATCAGTAAAAATGCAAGATAAATAAAATCTTGTGGCCAAAAAATCCACCCACCAATATAAAATTGGCGTGCGGGTAAATCAAATAGAACAGCCTGCCGTCCATCCCATTGTAACCAAGGGAAAATATAGTAAATACCCAATAAAGTTAAAACGCTAGTAATTCGCAAGCGCGCAAACAAGCCATGTACTTGTCGAGGATAAATTTTTTGGCGTTTAGCATAAAGCGACTGCTCTACATCCTCGGACGGAATCGCTTGCGCTTTTCCTTTGCGAACGTTTGGATATAACGTTGAGTTTTCAATAGGTTTCATAAAAGACTCATTTAACTTAAAGGGTGAAAAAGAATTTACTACGGGATAGATACAATTAACAAAAAACTATCGGAAACCATGCTTTTCATTATTGAAGATTAAAGAGCTTATGAATCATGATGTTAGAATGAAAAACAAGAAAATTACGGCATTAGTGTCTGTCAACTTGAATCGTTTTTTAAGCGGGATAACACGGCTTTAAGTGGTGGTATCCGTACTACTTTCGTGGTTTAAAAACGTTGATGCAGACAGTTTTTAATCAAAAAACAAATTATCTTTTTAGCTGTGCAACAAGAAATAAAATGCCCATTAACAAAGGTTGATGCACAAGATAAATCCACAAACTCCGTTTACCTAACCAACAGAGTAATGGCTGACCTACATAATCTAATTTATTGTAAATAGATAAAAAATTTTGTCCTCGTTCCCCAATAAACATGCCGAGCAAAAACACACCAAACCAAGGCAAAAAGGGAACATAATCTTCCGTATGCGGTTTATGCGTCATCAAGCCTGCCCATTGCAAACTAGGTTGATTAAATACAGGATGTTGTATTAATAACCCCATGAGTAAGCAGATAATACCGACACCTAAACTTAACCATGCACGATGAACAAAGGCTAAACCAATAATGCTCGCTACAACCATAAAATGTAGGATTCCAAAGAAGATATAACGTTGATGAAACAGCGCGAAACTAACCGCACTAATCAACAACGCACACAAAATTAATAACCCTAAACGGCGCAAATAGGTCAGGCTTAATACGGATTGACGACAAGCAAGGGACAAACTGATGCCCGCAATGCCAATAAACAACGTTACAATGAATGTACGAAAATTGACCCAAAAGGGGGATTCATACAAATTCCAGTCAACAAAATGAAAGTAATTAAGGTCATAGCAGGCGTGATAAATCACCATTAACACAATGGCAAACCCACGACTAGCATCAATAAGGGAAAAGCGTGTAGCGGGTGTAGCAAGCATCATTTAAGCTAATAATTCTGTTAGTAATTGCGCGTACTTCACCTGTTGGCGCGCCCGTGTTAAACGTTGTGTTTGCACAATTGCTTGTAAATCTTGTAATGCTTGTTCGAATTGGTCATTGATAACAACATAATCGAACGCTGAATAATGGCTCATTTCTGCGACGGCTGCCTGCATCCGTCGTGTGATAACGGTTTCTGTATCCTGCCCACGCGCACGCAAACGTTGTTCTAAAATTTGACGGGATGGCGGAAGTATAAAAATACTCACACTGTCAGGCATTAACGCCCGCACGGATTGCGCGCCCTGCCAGTCAATTTCTAAAATAACATCAATACCTTGTTGTAATTTTTCAACAACCGTTTGTTTCGATGTGCCATAGTAATTGTCGTAAACCTTTGCATGTTCAAAAAAAACTGCATTGGTTAGCATCGCTTCAAAGGTTGCAATACTCACAAAATGATAATTCACACCATTAACTTCGGCTGGACGAGCGGCGCGGGTTGTATGTGAAACAGAGACACAAATGTTGCTTACGCGCTGTAACAATGCAGCAACTAAACTGGTTTTTCCTGCCCCCGAGGGCGCGGCAATCACATATAGCACGCCTTGTTGATTGCCTGTCACTGGATAGGATTGATTAAGCGTCATAAAACTTATTCGATGTTTTGTGTTTGTTCGCGGATTTGTTCAATTAATACTTTTAATTCAATCGCACAATGCGTTGTACTAATATGATTTGCTTTTGAGCCTAAGGTATTAGCCTCACGGTGTAATTCTTGAACTAAAAAATCTAGTCGTCTGCCTATGGGTTCATCTTGAGTAAAAATTTCTTTCACTTCCAGCAAATGCGTTTCTAAACGGTCTAATTCTTCAGCAACATCCATTTTCTGTGCAAGAATAACCATTTCTTGTTCAACGCGGTCATTATCTAATTCTTTTAACTCAGATAAACGGTTTAACAAGCGTTCACGTTGTCCTGATAAAATTTGAGGTAATTCAGCACGAATTTGTTGCACTGCTTGTGCGATAGCTTCACATCGTTGTTGAATCAGTAACGCTAATTGTGTGCCTTCTCGTTCACGGTGAGCAATTAATTGCTTAACAGCACCATCTAAGTGTTTTAACAACGTATCGCTGATTTGTTCAATATCTAGCGTAGGCAGATTTAATACACCGGGAAATTTTAAAATATCTAACGCATCTACATGACTAGATTGTCCTGTAATTTCATTAATTTTACGGGTTGCTTGATAAATCTGATTGACTAATTCAACATTAATATTTAGCGCGTTATTTGTTTGTTGGGTGGACTGAAAATACAATGCACAGTTGACCTTACCACGTTTAATTTTCTGTTGGAGGCGTTCAGTGAATAATGGCTCTAAACTGCGAAATTCTTCAGGTAAACGAATGGATAAATCCAAATGACGGTGATTAACGGAGCGAAGTTCCCAACAAACTTTCCCCCATATTTCTTGATGTTCTTCTCGCGCAAAGGCGGTCATACTGCGAATCATGGCTATAATCCTGTGTTCAGCGAATAGAACGCGCAATATACCATATTCACTGTTGCGATATTTTTATCAAAAAAAGAGGACGTGAACCTGTCACGTCCTCTTTACGTTTATCCGCGTAAAATGTGATAGTGCCAAATGAATAAGGCAGAAAAAGAGGTTTGTTTTTATTAACGCATTTTTCTGATTAATCTAGCTTTAATCTGGATTTTTGGAATTTGTGGTAACGGTTAAACTTAGTAAACCGTATGAATCCTGATGTAGGCAATGCGCGTTTATTTTTATTATTGAATACGGTTTACTAATAAGTGTTAAATAAATAAATGTTCGTCATCTTCTGTTTGTGCAACGGATTTAACGGTCATCATCATTTTATATCCCACAATGCCCGCGCCCATTAATAACCCTATTAATAATAAGCCAATAATTCCCATCGTCAGTGACATAATCGCTCCCCCTTATTTTTGTACCCTTGTGACTAACTAATAGTTGTTTTTCTACATTCCAGCAAGCAAGCTAATGGGTGCAATATGCACTAGCTAAAAATTAAATCTGTAAATTTATGAGGTTGAGTATCTTTTAATAGCAACTTTATTTCTGTTATGGTTTGGCGAATCAGTGATTGTGAATGTTAATACTATGCAAGTAGCGGATTTATATACCGCTACTTTATTTAATTTTAAGGGTTTTCTTTTACTAAAAAATTTGCAAATTCAGGGGTATATTTCTCCTGAAATCCTTCTGGGGTTTTTACTAAAAAGAAAACTGCCCAGCCTTCTTTAACTGCTAAATCATAGCCTTGCTCCGCACCTAATACCATTAACAGGGTATCTAAGCCATCGGCAACTAACGCGCTTTCATGAATAACCGTGACGGCTGCTAAATTATGGTCTATTGGTCGCCCTGTGCGTGGATTGATAATGTGTGAGTAACGTTTACCATCCTTTTCAAAGTAGTTACGATAATCGCCTGCCGTTGTAATCGCATGGTCGGTCATTTCAACAATACGTTGTGCTTCACGTTGGTTAAGTAAGGGTTTTTCAATTGCAACTCGCCACGGCTGTTGTTGTGGGTTGTGTCCCTTAACGCGCAATTCTCCCCCCATATCAACCAAATAATCATGAATCCCTTGCTTTTCAAAATATTCAGCAACTTCATCCGCAGCAAATCCAACAGCAATGCCTGATAAATCAATGGTTATTTGTGGTTCTGTTTTTCTCAAGGCGGGTGGATTTTTGCGTACTTCCAGTTTTTTATAGCCTGTTTTAGCCAGTGCTGCTTGAATTTCTGTTTCTGAGGGGATGCGTTCTTCCATTAAATTAGAATGTGCGCCAAATCCCCACAATGTAATTAACGGTTCTAATGTGACATCAAACGCCCCTTGACTTAACACGCTATCTTTTAGGGATTCTTCAGTAATGGTTACGACTTCAGGCGATACGCTAAACCAATCGGTACTGGTAGAGCGGTTAAAACGAGAGACTTCAGAATTTTCATGATAGGTTGACACGGTTTCATTCATGCGCGTCAAAATATGTTCAATCGCCGCTTTCGCTTGTTCAGCCGTCATGGTTGCGGGCAATCGTGATATGGTAACGTGATACGTTGAACCCATTGAATCACCTGTTAATTGCAAGGGTTCTGGTACAGAATTACAACTGCTTAATCCCGCTAATAATCCTAGTAGAAAGGTTAGCGGTAAAACTTTTTTTAACATATTAAATTTCCTAGTGATAATAATTAAAACAATCGGTAGTGATAAAGCCGTCAGGATAAGAAAGATTCCCCCTTTTGGAATTGGAAAAGGGGGCTAGGCGGGATTTAACGGACGCGCTATGAAGTCTCTATTGATGATTTTCCTCAGTGGGCAAATTTAATGCGTTGATTTCTAAAGCGGGATATAAATGTACTACTGAGCGGACAAATTCCACATGTCCCACACCAAGCGTTGCAAACATATCAGGGAGTTCTGTTTGCATCACTTCTGCCATATCTAATCCTGATTCTGCCGCTGTGTTCAATGTCTGAGCTAACCATTGTAAATATTGGCGGGTTTGTATAATTGCCCGTTTGTCTGAGGTTGGCGCACCGTGTGAGGGAAGCAATATTTTAAAGGGAATCTTTTCTAGTGTGTCTAATTCTGTTAACCAATCTTCTAAACGGGTGACGCTTGGTGTGGTTGGCATTCGTTGGTAAAACACCACGCCGCCAGTAAATAGTACGCCCGTTGTTTTATCAAGAATGACCAAGTCAGCAGGCGTATGTCCTTGTAGTGCGTACAATTGTAAGGCGTGGTTATCGATAATTAATTCACCCGCTTGCAAAGATTCTGTCGGAAATTGTGCCTCAGTCCCTTGCATCCATGAGCCTATCATCCGATACATATTATTTGTAAAGTCTTCAGCGTGTTCTTTCATCCCTTGTATTGTGGCGGGTAGCGCGGCGATGGTGACATCGTGGTAGGCTTGATTGCCTAAAAAACGGTCAGGGTGATAATTTGTATGGATAACTTTAAGAATAGGTTTATCGGTTATCGTTTTAATCGCCGCACGTTGCGCGTTGCCATAGAGCTGAGAAACTCCTGTATCAATCACAATCACACCGTTATTTGTAACGATAAACGCTGTATTGATGATATTTCCCCCGTTTTGGGGACTAAAATCTTCTGTTTTACCGATAAAAGCATACGTATCAGGCGCGATTTTTTCGGGCGTTAGTGCATAATTCAACGCATAGGCGTTAACGCTAACCATACTTAACCAAGCTAAGAGGATGTAATATTTCATTTCTGTAGCTCTCCTGTGAATGAATTGCCGTTTGTATCGGTCGCGCTGAGTTTAATGATTGTATCGTTGTTAGGAATCTCAAAGGTAAAAATTGGGTTTTCGCTGATAGGTTCAAATGGTTCAAGTTGTAATAGTATTTGTCCATCCGCTTGTGTTAGCAGAATTTTTTCTAGGTGAAAAACGGGAATCCCTTTCACTAAGCCTGTGTCCATAGGGTGCATGAGCTGAATTTTCCCGCGCGTCGTGTTTTCATGTGTCCATAATCGCCCACGTATCTTGCCCAATGTACTTTCCCATGTGTTTGCAGTACGTCCTGCACTCGGTAGCGTACATCCTCCCCCTGCGGCATCAATCCACACACCACCCACATGCCAACCTGTCGGCGTTAAAACAGCCGCGCGAACAGGTGTTGCTTGTTGAAGTTTCAGGCGAAAACCAATAAAAGGACTGGCATGTGTTGGGATAAAACGGAGAACTTTAGGCAGGGGATTAAAATCGGCAAAAATAAGAATTTCTTGAATATCAGTAAGTTCATTAACACGCACGACAACGGGAACGTGCATAGAATCTTCTGCCGATTCGGGCGCGATAACGTTAACACGACTGTCAAAAACAACGGGTTTTTTATTTAAAAACAAGTTGTACATGGTTATCCATTGTACGGATTTAAGCGGGTCGTCAGGTGGGGGATTCGCCCATAATTGGGTGGGCAAGATGGGAATAAGCAGTAATAGCAGGTTAAAACCGCGTCGAATGCGCATTAAGGTCTCCTTCGGGGAATTTTTGTAGTCGTTATAAGTTGTTAGTTGTGATAAATAAGTTAGGAATTGATTGTAATCATTAATGAAAAAATAGCAGCAAATACTTTATATGGGTGCGTTATGTTACCGCTAACGCACCCATATAAAAAAGAGAACTGAATAAGAAATGAGGATTAAACTAGCGCGCTAATCTTTAAAGTAGGTATGTAACAATGTGAAAATAGATACCTACAGACTTATATACGCCTCTAACGGTTACACGCATTATTTTTTCACATATTGTTCATACAACTTTTTAGTTTGCTTTTGTCCGTCGGTGATTTGTTGTTTTGTCAACTTTTCCATCACTTCATTACGCGCATTAACTGCATCTTTTCTACCACTGGTTGCTGCTAGAGAAAACCAAATATACGATTGTTGAAAATCTTGCGTTACGCCATAACCGTAATAATACATCGTGCCCAATTTAAAAAATGCGTCACTATTTCCCTGTTCGGCTGCCTTTTTATACCATTCTGCTGCTTGATTAAAATCTTGTATTGCGCCGTTACCTTCATAAAAATGGTTGCCTTTTTCATACTCTTCAGCACCTTTAATCGACGGCGGTTTGATTACACTGCTTGCTACAGCCTCGGCTGCGACAACCCCCGTTTTTTCAGTACTGCCTAAGGCTTGCAATATCCCTTGAGTGAGACTACGGGCTTTATTACTGCCCTGTCCTGATAAATCTGTGACTATCACCACCCGCAACACGCCATAACTTCCCATGCAACTCACAATAGCCTTAAACTGATAGTCTTCAACTTTGGTATAAGCTGCTAAAATTTCACCATTCGCATTCGCAATAACCCGTTGAAAACCATCTTTTGCCAACACTTTTTCCACCGCACTCACACAATCTGCGGTTTTAAAGGTTAAGCCCTCACGGTTTTCATAAGCAATATACGGTGGTTGAGGGTTTTCTTTAGATTCAACTGGTTGAGAAAAGAAAGGCAAGCAATAAATAGCCAGTGGTAAATATTTTAGGTTGTTCAGTAACATAGTTGTACCCTCAAATCTGGTTGTACTTGTGATAAGCTAACAAACATAATATTGTCCGCGCTGTCAGTGCTAATATACTCACAACTATAGACTTAAACTAAGTTAAACAGGTGAATGAATTTGGGTAGTGCCAAAAAATTCAGCGGAAAGGAAATTTCTATGATTAAAAATGAACTCTTTTTTATCCTTCATTACTTGGCACTATCTACAACCGCACTTACAACGAGAAAAATACGTTGTGTCTCACGGCGATTAAAAAACACTTAAAAAAAAGATTCAAGCATATTACGCGTGTTTTACATTCTCATAGGTAAATTCTGATGCTTCATTTACTTGGTATCCGTCATCATGGCGCGGGGTCAGCGCGGAGTTTATTGATGGCTTTACACGAAATTAAACCCACCGCGATTGTGATTGAAGCCCCTTCAGAAGGTGAGGCTTTACTCCCATTTATTACCGACCCCGAGATGATACCGCCCGTTGCCCTCCTGTTTTACGACACAGAAGCACTAGAAGAGGCGGTTTTTTATCCATTTGCTGAATTTTCGCCAGAATGGCAAGCCATTCAATATGCACTAAAAAATAATATTGCTGTGCATTTTATGGATTTACCACAAACCCATCAAATAGCTATCAATAAAGCCCACGCCCTTGTTGCCGCAGAAGCTTTAAGAGCGCAAGCCGAAGAACCTGCCGAGACATTAACGCCCGAAACAACCACCGCGTCAGAAGCTACGGATATAATAGAAGTTCCTGCTGTATCTCATTATCCGCTAGACCCGTTAGACCTACTTGCCGAAGCCGCAGGTTTTCAAGATGGAGAACGTTGGTGGGAATATATGGTAGAACAACGGTCTGATATGAGCAGTTTAGCCCTGTTTAAAGGCATTGAAGAGGCTATGACTGCATTGCGCGAAGAATTAGGCGATACCTTACACCCTGATGAGAAACGACAACAACGAGAAATTTTACGCGAAGCATGGATGCGTAAAACGTTACGCCAAGTTATAAAAGCAGGACATGAAAACATTGCCGTCGTTTGTGGCGCGTGGCATGTCCCTGCATTAGCAAAAGAAGTGGCAGCAAAAGCCGATGATGCGGTTTTAAAAGGCCTACCAAAAGCCAAAGTACAAGCTACATGGGTTCCTTGGAACTATGAACGCCTCACCTACGCTAGCGGTTACGGTGCAGGCGTACACGCTCCTGGTTGGTATCAACACCTGTGGGAATCACACACAAGCCCAGAACTACGCGCCCACAACATCAGCACCCGCTGGTTAGCAAAAGTCGCCCAACAATTACGCAATGGTGCAGGCTTAGATGCACCAACGGCTAGCGTTATCGACTCGATACGTTTAGCCGAAGCCCTCGCAGCACTGCGAGAAAAACCCTTA contains:
- a CDS encoding quinoprotein relay system zinc metallohydrolase 1 is translated as MKYYILLAWLSMVSVNAYALNYALTPEKIAPDTYAFIGKTEDFSPQNGGNIINTAFIVTNNGVIVIDTGVSQLYGNAQRAAIKTITDKPILKVIHTNYHPDRFLGNQAYHDVTIAALPATIQGMKEHAEDFTNNMYRMIGSWMQGTEAQFPTESLQAGELIIDNHALQLYALQGHTPADLVILDKTTGVLFTGGVVFYQRMPTTPSVTRLEDWLTELDTLEKIPFKILLPSHGAPTSDKRAIIQTRQYLQWLAQTLNTAAESGLDMAEVMQTELPDMFATLGVGHVEFVRSVVHLYPALEINALNLPTEENHQ
- a CDS encoding quinoprotein dehydrogenase-associated SoxYZ-like carrier; this encodes MRIRRGFNLLLLLIPILPTQLWANPPPDDPLKSVQWITMYNLFLNKKPVVFDSRVNVIAPESAEDSMHVPVVVRVNELTDIQEILIFADFNPLPKVLRFIPTHASPFIGFRLKLQQATPVRAAVLTPTGWHVGGVWIDAAGGGCTLPSAGRTANTWESTLGKIRGRLWTHENTTRGKIQLMHPMDTGLVKGIPVFHLEKILLTQADGQILLQLEPFEPISENPIFTFEIPNNDTIIKLSATDTNGNSFTGELQK
- a CDS encoding tetratricopeptide repeat protein produces the protein MLLNNLKYLPLAIYCLPFFSQPVESKENPQPPYIAYENREGLTFKTADCVSAVEKVLAKDGFQRVIANANGEILAAYTKVEDYQFKAIVSCMGSYGVLRVVIVTDLSGQGSNKARSLTQGILQALGSTEKTGVVAAEAVASSVIKPPSIKGAEEYEKGNHFYEGNGAIQDFNQAAEWYKKAAEQGNSDAFFKLGTMYYYGYGVTQDFQQSYIWFSLAATSGRKDAVNARNEVMEKLTKQQITDGQKQTKKLYEQYVKK